CATGACCATAATTCATTTCTTTAGTCAGACTGTTTCTGGGCACATGGATAAACAAGTGGGTCGGAACCTGATCCAAAGAAGCCAGCAATACGCGTTCATGCCCAAGCAAAAAAGCAACGGCACAGGCGGAACCACATTGGCCTCTCGCAAAAGTCGACAGTCGTCGCATATCGATCAATGCTTCGATTTCTGCCCCTATCCGTTTAGCATCGGCAGACGCACCAGGCGAGGCGCGATATTCAATCGCACGTAAAGTCGGATCATCGAAAAAGGCTTGTTTGCAATGTTTCAAATGCTCAGCAGAGATCATGCCTACCCACACATATCGATGGGAAAGTTTGTCCACGCCTATATTTTCCGGAAAAAAAAGGACTACGAAAAACACAGCACTCAGGAATAATTTTCCAAACATAGCTCATTCAAATAGACCGAATCAAGGAGAGGTTCTAGTCGCAACGCACGTGTCGACAATTCCAATGTCGCAGCATGTCGCATCAATTGCGCCATGCTCGCGCCTTTCAGACTGATACTGAAACGCCGGCGTAAATCAGCCAATTCGATATACCGACCGAAGTGTGCAGCGATCATCGCCAGACAAGCGAGCCCGCATTCCGTCGTTTCAGTTTGCAATATTGCTCTCATCACACGCGCCACGGCCCGCATTCATCAGCTTGCAACTGTTGCGATGCTCCATTGCCGATGCATAGTAAGAGAATGCGCGGCACAGCGACGGCATCGGGGAAGCGCCTAACTAGTGTGGTGCGTGCTATCGTCATCAGCGCGCAGCACCAATCGCCGCGCCCGAACAGCGGGTCATTCAGCTGCAAACAAGTTAATGGATCGTCGCAAGCGACGATGGAAAAGACTCTGGAAGGGGTTTGCATCCCCTCCCATCGCGTCGCTCCTTCGTCGCTCACCGGCCAAAAGAGGCTGTCGCAAAAGCCTGATGGACGTTTTTTACACCTGAAACACCGCATACCTCTTCATTCCTGCATGCCACAGCCTCGTCATTCCCGCATGCTTTTGGCGGGAACCCAGCGTCGTTTTTTTCACTGGAAATGCCACAATTTCTGGCATTTTCAGTTAACCACGAACGCCGCTGGGTTCCTGCCAAAAGCGCGCAGGAATGACGTGGCCACCAGTTAGGGTAATGATACCGACTCAATACCCTTTTGCGACAGCCTCTGAAGGCCGGAGTTTCAAACCCTAGTCAGATTTTTGATCAAATGTGCGCTGATTTGCTTGAACTGAAACAGGATTCATCAAGACGAAAAAAGCCCATACACTAAATCGAACAAAGATTCGTTTCATCGCTTCCCCGCTTAAAAAAATCGGACAAGGAAAACTTCTCATCCGATCAATTTTTTAGTCAATGTGCAGTTTTTTGAACCGTCCCTGCATAAAACAGTCCACCAAGAATCGAAACCCCCAAGGTAATACACATTCGCTATGACTTGGCAGAGCACTGAACCACCATACCTTGCATTCAAACGGAGAATATCCTGTCGGATCAGAAATAGAATAACTTGAACACTCCGTTAAGTTCAATACCGCCTAGTCGTTTTTTTCAAAAAAAACTCTGCCATACAACAGCGCCGAAAAGCAAGCCTGTGAAAATTTTTTGACGCTAAGAAATACCAGATCAGTGCAGTCCTTTTTTCCCTTGCTCATTGGCGAAGCTAACAATTTCGCACAGGCCAAGCCAGTCAAGCAAACAAGTAAATTACTCGATGGCGATCCCTCAAGCCTGTGGCATCACGCTAACCACCGGCTAACAAAACTGCAGCGTGCGACGATTTTTTAACATCACGGTCGGCATGACCCTCATTCATTTTTTTGGTCCGACTGTTTCTGGGCACATGGATAAACCAGTGGGGCGGAACCACATTGACCAGACCGATTGCCAATTCATCGCTGGGACGACGGCACGCTGAAAAACATCAGGCAGCCGGTATCGTCAGCGCGGTGGTTTCTTTAATTTTCTGCAAGGCAAAACTGGATTTAACATCCAGCACGGCGGGGTGGCGCAGCAAGGTTTCCATCATGAAGCGCGAAAAATGGTCCATGTCTTCTACATGCACGCGCAACAGATAATCCATCTCGCCGGTCATGGCATAGCAAGCGATGACTTCGGTCCACTGCGCAACCGAGCCGGCGAAGTCATCCCGTGGCGAACGCGATATGCCCTTGCCGGGGTGGTCACTGTGTTTCTCGAGGCGGACATTGACATAGGCCAGTAAACCCAGGCCGATCTTGGCGGCTTCGAGCAGGGCGACGTATTTGCGGATGACACCGCTGTCTTCCAGGCGCTTGATACGGCGCAGACACGGTGAGGGCGACAGATTAACGCGTTCGGCCACTTCCTGGTTACTCAGGCGACCGTCGGCTTGCAGGATGGCGAGGATTTTTCGATCAATTTTATCGAGACTGATTTCGGTCATGGTATGCCAATATTATTCATAGTTGAGCAATATTATTGCGCAAATTATGTTTTCACTGTGCGATTTTGCAATTTTATCGCGTGCTGTGCAGACTATACTGATAACTTGATCTGTATCAAACGCGCCTGCTTGTAGTCTGCATGGCGTCGATATGGTGAACTCTGACAATAATATCTGACCAACACAGGAGACATGCATGAGCTTGCAAACATGGGATAACCCTATGGGTACCGATGGCTTTGAATTCATCGAATACGCCGCACCCGACCCGATTGGACTGGGCGAATTATTCGTCACCATGGGTTTCACCGCGATTGCCAAACATCGCACCAAAGATGTCACCTTGTTTCGTCAGGGCGATGTGAATTTCATCATCAATGCCGAACCGGATTCGTTTGCCCAAAAATTTGCGCGCAAACACGGTCCTTCGGTGTGTGCCTTTGCCTTCCGTGTCAAAGATGCCAATGCCGCCTACCAGCGTGCGCTTGATCTCGGTGCATGGGGTTTCGATAACAAAACCGGGCCGATGGAACTCAATATTCCGGCCATCAAGGGTATCGGCGATGCACTGGTGTATTTTGTCGACCGGTGGCATGGTAAAGATGGCGCACCGGACGGTGCGATCGGCAACATCAGTATCTATGATGCCGATTTCGTCGCCATTCCCGGCGTACCGTCTAATCCGGTCGGTCATGGTCTGACGTATATCGATCACCTGACGCACAATGTGCATCGCGGGCGGATGGCAGAATGGGCCGATTTTTACGAGTCGCTGTTTA
The sequence above is drawn from the Undibacterium sp. CCC3.4 genome and encodes:
- a CDS encoding cysteine peptidase family C39 domain-containing protein; this translates as MRAILQTETTECGLACLAMIAAHFGRYIELADLRRRFSISLKGASMAQLMRHAATLELSTRALRLEPLLDSVYLNELCLENYS
- a CDS encoding Lrp/AsnC family transcriptional regulator, which produces MTEISLDKIDRKILAILQADGRLSNQEVAERVNLSPSPCLRRIKRLEDSGVIRKYVALLEAAKIGLGLLAYVNVRLEKHSDHPGKGISRSPRDDFAGSVAQWTEVIACYAMTGEMDYLLRVHVEDMDHFSRFMMETLLRHPAVLDVKSSFALQKIKETTALTIPAA
- the hppD gene encoding 4-hydroxyphenylpyruvate dioxygenase produces the protein MSLQTWDNPMGTDGFEFIEYAAPDPIGLGELFVTMGFTAIAKHRTKDVTLFRQGDVNFIINAEPDSFAQKFARKHGPSVCAFAFRVKDANAAYQRALDLGAWGFDNKTGPMELNIPAIKGIGDALVYFVDRWHGKDGAPDGAIGNISIYDADFVAIPGVPSNPVGHGLTYIDHLTHNVHRGRMAEWADFYESLFNFREIRYFDIAGKHTGLKSKAMTSPCGKIRIPINESSDDKSQIAEYLDLYHGEGVQHIAMGTDNVYQTVGDMKQAGVVFQDTIDTYYDLIDRRLPGHGEDLAALRKLRVLVDGKSTETSRELLLQIFTTTVIGPIFFEIIQRKGDQGFGEGNFRALFESIELDQIRRGVLKDETASA